AGACACCTGTTATTTGCCGGTCCCGGCAAATCTCCTTCGCTACGAACGCCACGCCTTGGCGTGGCTGATTTCGCTTCGGAGGCATGCCGGGACCGGATTTGCTCCCGTCGGTGGCGGGATTACTTATTTGAACGCACATTGCGTATTACTCTTCACGCGGATCTTTTTCAACACGATTGAGAACGAGTGGACGAATCTGTGCGAGCTCGCGCTACATCTCATTCTTTCTCATTTCTGCCGTTTGTGTTTCCGCGAGAAATGGCGACGCTTTTCACAAGCGCATACACGTGCTGGCCGGGAGTGAGTCTGAGATCTGCCTTGGCAGCAGGGGTTATTCTCGCAAAGAGAGGACAACCGATATTCAGATTGACGTCCACAAGGGATTCCGGGGTGTCGATTATCTGCTCCACGGTCGCTGGAAAGATGTTTTGAACACTGATCTTGTCTGGCCGGTTCAATGAGACCGCTACGTCACGCGACCGAATCCGGATTCGCAGATGCTCGCCCACCGGTACATCGAAGAGAGGTATCTTCAGAATCCCGCCTGCGAATTGTAAAGTGGTCAGACCGAGGACTCTATTGTGTTCTTGAACTACCGTGCCAAGAACAACACCCGCATCAAAGTGTCCGGCAAAGTGCTGCAGATCAAGGCGGCTCAACAAGTCTTCCACATTACCCTTTGCGACGATTCTTCCGGACTCCAGGAGCACAACCGTGTCGGCAAGATTTAGGATCTCATCCAGAGAGTGACTCACGTACACAATGGGAATGGAAAACTCTCGGGGAAGGCGAGCTACGAATGGCAGAACCTCTCCCTTCCGGGCAACATCCAGAGAGGCAAGAGGCTCGTCCATGAGCAACAGGCTTGGACTTGTCAATAGAGCCCGACCTATGGCAACCCTTTGCTTTTCTCCTCCCGAAAGCTTCGTAGGTCTGCGACTCAGCAGGTGGCGAATACCGAGGACTTCAATGACTTGCTCATAGCTCACATAACGCTCGGAACGAGGCACCAGCTTCATTCCGTACGTGAGATTGGCTTTTACCGTGAGATGAGGGAATAAGCGGCCGTCCTGGAAGATGTATCCACACCGCCGCTTTTCCGGGGGAAGGTCTATGAGTTGCTCGGAATCGAAGAGTCTCCGGCCGTTGACGGCAATGAGTC
The sequence above is a segment of the Desulfomonile tiedjei DSM 6799 genome. Coding sequences within it:
- the modC gene encoding molybdenum ABC transporter ATP-binding protein, producing MLEIKVKKKLGAFTIDVDFSTGTAGVTALFGRSGAGKTSVINMVAGLFPPDSGLIAVNGRRLFDSEQLIDLPPEKRRCGYIFQDGRLFPHLTVKANLTYGMKLVPRSERYVSYEQVIEVLGIRHLLSRRPTKLSGGEKQRVAIGRALLTSPSLLLMDEPLASLDVARKGEVLPFVARLPREFSIPIVYVSHSLDEILNLADTVVLLESGRIVAKGNVEDLLSRLDLQHFAGHFDAGVVLGTVVQEHNRVLGLTTLQFAGGILKIPLFDVPVGEHLRIRIRSRDVAVSLNRPDKISVQNIFPATVEQIIDTPESLVDVNLNIGCPLFARITPAAKADLRLTPGQHVYALVKSVAISRGNTNGRNEKE